TTGCTGTATGGCTGGCGGGGAAAGCACGATCCAACTTTTTTTGATGAAGTGATTCACCTGCTCGATATTGCTCATTTGCTCAATCGTTATCCTTCGGGTTTGTCTGGCGGAGAAAAACAGCGGGTTGCGATTGGCAGAGCGCTCTTGAGCCGCCCGGACATGTTATTGATGGATGAGCCTTTGGCTTCACTTGATTTACCCAGAAAGCAGGAACTGATGCCTTATCTGGAGTCGCTGGCAAAAAGCGTCAAGATTCCGATGCTTTATGTGAGCCACAGTCTGGACGAGATTTTACGGCTTGCCGATCATATGGTGGTACTGGATCAGGGAAAAGTGGTTGCGAATGGACCATTGACCGATGTGTGGGGGTCATCTGTGATGCAACCCTGGCTGAGTACCAAAGAGCAGAGCTCGATATTACAATTGAGTGTCAAACGGCATCACCCGGATTACCCGTTAACCGAGCTTGAAATTTGCTCCGAGATTCCTTTATGGGTCAGCCGGGTGCGTCGGCAGGCAGGGGAGTCGGTGCGTGTCCGTATACACGCCAATGATGTTTCAATCACTCGAATCAAGCCTGAACAAACCAGTATCCGTAATGTGATGCCTGCTCGGGTCGAAGGCATTGAACAGCATCGGTATCAGGCGGATGTTGCTGTGATCCGTTTACGGGTCGGCAGCTCTGTATTGATGGCTAATATAACCACTTGGGCGTTGGATGAACTCAACTTGCATGTCGGTGACTCACTGTATGCACAGATCAAAGGGGTCAGCCTGAGCCAGCAAGATCTTGCTTGAGTCCGTTTTTTCTTTGGTGCTCTAAGTGATCTAAACGATATTTTTGCGAGCACTAAAAACACTATTTGGGTCCAAAAAAGAACAAATTGGTTAAAAAGTAGCCAATCTATCCAGGTTAACTTTTGAACAATGTACAAGCGATTTAACCAACTGTTTCACCGCTATTAAAAGCAATTTTCTGCGCGAAAAATGACAAATATTTGTGTCAAATGATTGTCAGAAAGTGTGTTTTTTAATCACCGACTATTGCTAGCCTAAGCCTTCAGTCAGTATATTCTTCCACCGTTGTTGGCTGATTTGATAGTTGCACCTGTAAAGGTTGCCTATTGCAGAGACATGTTTCTGAAGCATCTTTTTTGATGCCTCTGCCTTATCAATCAGGATCTTATTATTACTAAGTGGAAGTACCCATGCGAATTCTTACAGTTTTGATTCTTTCAATGGTTGCACTGGTTGGCTGTGGCGGTTCAGGCAGTGATTCAGGCAGTTCATCTTCATCGCCATCCGGTAACAGCACCACAACCAATGGTGGCACTTCAGACAGACCTGATTCAGGAGAATGGAATCAGAATACCGGCGGTTCAAGCAATACAGGCTCAAATGGTTCAGATTCTGGCTCTGCGGGATCTGGCAGTAACAGTGGTTCAGATACCGGCTCGAATACCGGTGGATCGGATCAATCAATGGCA
The Photobacterium sp. GJ3 DNA segment above includes these coding regions:
- the modC gene encoding molybdenum ABC transporter ATP-binding protein ModC, which translates into the protein MFELTAIKQVGQFRLNVDLRLPDSGITAIFGRSGAGKTSLIHLVSGLTQPDEGRVVLGEHVLCDTFQGIDLPPEKRRIGYVFQDARLFPHYKVRGNLLYGWRGKHDPTFFDEVIHLLDIAHLLNRYPSGLSGGEKQRVAIGRALLSRPDMLLMDEPLASLDLPRKQELMPYLESLAKSVKIPMLYVSHSLDEILRLADHMVVLDQGKVVANGPLTDVWGSSVMQPWLSTKEQSSILQLSVKRHHPDYPLTELEICSEIPLWVSRVRRQAGESVRVRIHANDVSITRIKPEQTSIRNVMPARVEGIEQHRYQADVAVIRLRVGSSVLMANITTWALDELNLHVGDSLYAQIKGVSLSQQDLA